From the genome of Elusimicrobiota bacterium:
GCCCTTTTCAGTTATAAGGAACCAGTTAACAGTTATCAGTCACAAACGAATAAGATTTTTCAGAAAAACTGAAGCAAAAAACTAATTGAAATTATACCCAAAACTTTGAAATGTGTCAAACACTTTTTTATTCCAGATATTCTCTTAACGTTTTGCTGCGAGAAGGATGGCGCAGTTTTCTTATAGCTTTTGCTTCAATTTGACGGACACGTTCTCTTGTAACGCCGAAAATTTTACCAACTTCTTCAAGAGTCCTTGGATATCCGGAACCTATGCCATAGCGAAGTCTTATTATGTCTGCTTCACGGGGAGTAAGAGTGCTCAAAATATTTTCAATTTCTAGCTGAAGCCTATAATGCTGGGTTTTTTGAACCGGGCTGGGCCCGCTTAAATCTTCAACAAAATCTTCAAGTTTTGAGTCTTCCTCTTCCCCTACCGGAGTTGAAAGCGATATGGGCTCCTGCATCATTTTCAAAACGCGCCTTACTCTTTCTGCCGAAAGCCTCAGAAGTCTGGTATATTCTTCAATATTTGGTTCGCGCCCGTATTCCTGCTGATATTTTTTCTTTATTTTTGTGAGTTTTGAAATCAGCTCTTTCATATGCACAGGTATTCGGATTGTCCTTGACTGATCTGCAATCGCCCGATTTATTGATTGGCGTATCCACCAGGTTGCATAGGTTGAAAACTTAAAGCCTCTTTTCCATTCAAATTTTTCCACAGCTTTTGAAAGCCCAAGGTTGCCTTCCTGTATCAAATCAGAAAGCTCAAGGTTTGAAATGCCGACATGTTTTTTTGCGATCGAAACTACCAGACGAAAGTTAGCCTCAATGAGCTTCATTTTATCAATATGGATTACGTCTTCAAATTCGCGAATTTTACGATCAGCTTCAATCAAATCTTCAGGGGTAATTGACAGTCCTTCTTTAAGATGATTTTGCCTTGACAGAAGGCTCTGCAGATTTTCTATCTGGACATCAAGATTTACGGGAGAATAACCGGTTTGTTTTTTGAATTCAGCAGCCTTACTCTTGCTTTTTTTAGCAGAACGATACAAACTCAAAAGCCTGTAGTACGGCACTCTATATTTCCTTTCCAGTCTTTTCAGTTCATCATTTTATTCCGCATGCCGCGAAGCTGAGAATAAGACTTTCTTCCCCTGGGCATAAGCTCTTTCGGCGTCATTTCCTGCTGTATAATCAGCGTTTCCCAATTGCGAATTTCCTTGATAATAAGCGGTGATTCAAGGACGACCATTTTAAGCATTTTTTCATTTTCTCTAATGCTGCGCGCTAGATTAATTTCCGTCGCCCTGTCCAATAGAGAAACTTTCGCCATTTCGCTTAAATACATCCTTACAGGATTGATTACTTCTTCTTCGCCTGAAACTTTCTGAGTCTCAGTTTCTTCGGTAGCCACCGCTTCTTTTATGGAATACTCTTTCGGCTGGGATACTACCCTGATACCCAA
Proteins encoded in this window:
- a CDS encoding sigma-70 family RNA polymerase sigma factor encodes the protein MPYYRLLSLYRSAKKSKSKAAEFKKQTGYSPVNLDVQIENLQSLLSRQNHLKEGLSITPEDLIEADRKIREFEDVIHIDKMKLIEANFRLVVSIAKKHVGISNLELSDLIQEGNLGLSKAVEKFEWKRGFKFSTYATWWIRQSINRAIADQSRTIRIPVHMKELISKLTKIKKKYQQEYGREPNIEEYTRLLRLSAERVRRVLKMMQEPISLSTPVGEEEDSKLEDFVEDLSGPSPVQKTQHYRLQLEIENILSTLTPREADIIRLRYGIGSGYPRTLEEVGKIFGVTRERVRQIEAKAIRKLRHPSRSKTLREYLE